In a single window of the Manis javanica isolate MJ-LG chromosome 16, MJ_LKY, whole genome shotgun sequence genome:
- the LOC140846651 gene encoding anthrax toxin receptor-like isoform X3, producing MSFITYSTHGRINMKLTSNRKKINNALVELLNVRPSGAINMQHGLEKANEQIERTRAVGAKVPSLIIVLTGEELLPESFAETQVEAAKSRQLGATLYFVGVQNYQLSQLLKIAGEKDHLFQVDSGYPGLEDIVDPLIARSCVQITSVDLSAICKRDRNEVKVIGKGFKNIQEDEVVCQFRLGKETARIEAVCVKDTSITCPGLKIDNSGQAVFIDISLNNGLSFIKTDFDVSKRSCVTSRKGTPPTLLDAVSPTAPQRDVPHAVPGDTRDIDPDTGSPSPVLFVFNPLFWTVLLLMLLSFILLMYCTCECCFQYR from the exons ATGTCGTTCATTACCTACTCGACACACGGCCGCATCAACATGAAGCTGACCTCGAACAG aaaaaaaataaacaatgcgCTTGTTGAATTGCTCAATGTACGACCTTCCGGAGCCATAAATATGCAGCACGGATTGGAAAAG GCCAATGAGCAGATCGAAAGAACACGAGCTGTAG GAGCGAAGGTACCCAGCCTCATCATCGTGCTGACAGGTGAAGAACTGCTGCCAGAATCGTTTGCAGAGACACAAGTTGAA gctgcAAAATCCAGGCAGTTGGGGGCAACTCTGTATTTCGTGGGTGTGCAAAATTATCAGCTATCCCAG CTGTTGAAAATTGCTGGTGAAAAGGATCATCTGTTTCAAGTGGACAGTGGATACCCTGGACTGGAAGACATCGTTGACCCA CTCATAGCAAGGTCATGTGTGCAGATTACGTCTGTGGATCTCTCCGCTATCTGCAAGAGAG ATAGAAATGAAGTCAAGGTTATtggaaaaggttttaaaaacatacagGAGGATGAAGTTGTGTGTCAGTTTCGACTTGGGAAGGAAACGGCAA GAATAGAGGCTGTATGTGTGAAAGACACCTCCATTACATGCCCAGGACTGAAGATAGATAACTCGGGCCA GGCCGTCTTCATTGATATCAGCCTGAATAATGGCCTGTCCTTTATCAAGACCGATTTCGATGTCAGCAAGAGGAGCTGTGTGACTTCCAGG AAGGGGACCCCACCTACCCTACTGGATGCCGTATCACCAACTGCGCCACAACGTGACGTTCCACATGCTGTGCCGGGTGACACACGGGATATTGACCCAGATACAGGGTCTCCCAGTCCAGTTTTATTCGTTTTTAACCCTCTCTTCTGGACTGTGCTTCTCCTGATGCTGCTGTCCTTTATCCTGCTGATGTACTGTACCTGCGAATGCTGCTTTCAAT
- the LOC140846651 gene encoding anthrax toxin receptor-like isoform X1, with product MGPRMLGPMIVILLLLLLPSPLLTTRSTLHRYLTQDQGHHPSSRLQESPADGESCWSTDDLYFVLDSSRSVNANWEFTQSFVQDLVNRFKNPKQRMSFITYSTHGRINMKLTSNRKKINNALVELLNVRPSGAINMQHGLEKANEQIERTRAVGAKVPSLIIVLTGEELLPESFAETQVEAAKSRQLGATLYFVGVQNYQLSQLLKIAGEKDHLFQVDSGYPGLEDIVDPLIARSCVQITSVDLSAICKRDRNEVKVIGKGFKNIQEDEVVCQFRLGKETARIEAVCVKDTSITCPGLKIDNSGQAVFIDISLNNGLSFIKTDFDVSKRSCVTSRKGTPPTLLDAVSPTAPQRDVPHAVPGDTRDIDPDTGSPSPVLFVFNPLFWTVLLLMLLSFILLMYCTCECCFQYR from the exons ATGGGCCCCAGGATGCTGGGTCCCATGATTGTcatcctcctgctgctgctgctgccatcTCCGCTCCTGACCACCAGGAGCACCCTCCACCGCTACCTCACCCAGGACCAAGGtcaccaccccagctccaggctccaggagagcccagcagaTGGGGAATCCTGCTGGAGCACTGACGACCTGTACTTCGTCTTGGACTC atcacGCAGTGTAAATGCCAACTGGGAGTTCACACAGAGCTTTGTGCAGGATTTggtgaacagatttaaaaa CCCCAAACAGCGTATGTCGTTCATTACCTACTCGACACACGGCCGCATCAACATGAAGCTGACCTCGAACAG aaaaaaaataaacaatgcgCTTGTTGAATTGCTCAATGTACGACCTTCCGGAGCCATAAATATGCAGCACGGATTGGAAAAG GCCAATGAGCAGATCGAAAGAACACGAGCTGTAG GAGCGAAGGTACCCAGCCTCATCATCGTGCTGACAGGTGAAGAACTGCTGCCAGAATCGTTTGCAGAGACACAAGTTGAA gctgcAAAATCCAGGCAGTTGGGGGCAACTCTGTATTTCGTGGGTGTGCAAAATTATCAGCTATCCCAG CTGTTGAAAATTGCTGGTGAAAAGGATCATCTGTTTCAAGTGGACAGTGGATACCCTGGACTGGAAGACATCGTTGACCCA CTCATAGCAAGGTCATGTGTGCAGATTACGTCTGTGGATCTCTCCGCTATCTGCAAGAGAG ATAGAAATGAAGTCAAGGTTATtggaaaaggttttaaaaacatacagGAGGATGAAGTTGTGTGTCAGTTTCGACTTGGGAAGGAAACGGCAA GAATAGAGGCTGTATGTGTGAAAGACACCTCCATTACATGCCCAGGACTGAAGATAGATAACTCGGGCCA GGCCGTCTTCATTGATATCAGCCTGAATAATGGCCTGTCCTTTATCAAGACCGATTTCGATGTCAGCAAGAGGAGCTGTGTGACTTCCAGG AAGGGGACCCCACCTACCCTACTGGATGCCGTATCACCAACTGCGCCACAACGTGACGTTCCACATGCTGTGCCGGGTGACACACGGGATATTGACCCAGATACAGGGTCTCCCAGTCCAGTTTTATTCGTTTTTAACCCTCTCTTCTGGACTGTGCTTCTCCTGATGCTGCTGTCCTTTATCCTGCTGATGTACTGTACCTGCGAATGCTGCTTTCAAT
- the LOC140846651 gene encoding anthrax toxin receptor-like isoform X2, which produces MGPRMLGPMIVILLLLLLPSPLLTTRSTLHRYLTQDQGHHPSSRLQESPADGESCWSTDDLYFVLDSSRSVNANWEFTQSFVQDLVNRFKNPKQRMSFITYSTHGRINMKLTSNRKKINNALVELLNVRPSGAINMQHGLEKANEQIERTRAVGAKVPSLIIVLTGEELLPESFAETQVEAAKSRQLGATLYFVGVQNYQLSQLLKIAGEKDHLFQVDSGYPGLEDIVDPLIARSCVQITSVDLSAICKRGIEAVCVKDTSITCPGLKIDNSGQAVFIDISLNNGLSFIKTDFDVSKRSCVTSRKGTPPTLLDAVSPTAPQRDVPHAVPGDTRDIDPDTGSPSPVLFVFNPLFWTVLLLMLLSFILLMYCTCECCFQYR; this is translated from the exons ATGGGCCCCAGGATGCTGGGTCCCATGATTGTcatcctcctgctgctgctgctgccatcTCCGCTCCTGACCACCAGGAGCACCCTCCACCGCTACCTCACCCAGGACCAAGGtcaccaccccagctccaggctccaggagagcccagcagaTGGGGAATCCTGCTGGAGCACTGACGACCTGTACTTCGTCTTGGACTC atcacGCAGTGTAAATGCCAACTGGGAGTTCACACAGAGCTTTGTGCAGGATTTggtgaacagatttaaaaa CCCCAAACAGCGTATGTCGTTCATTACCTACTCGACACACGGCCGCATCAACATGAAGCTGACCTCGAACAG aaaaaaaataaacaatgcgCTTGTTGAATTGCTCAATGTACGACCTTCCGGAGCCATAAATATGCAGCACGGATTGGAAAAG GCCAATGAGCAGATCGAAAGAACACGAGCTGTAG GAGCGAAGGTACCCAGCCTCATCATCGTGCTGACAGGTGAAGAACTGCTGCCAGAATCGTTTGCAGAGACACAAGTTGAA gctgcAAAATCCAGGCAGTTGGGGGCAACTCTGTATTTCGTGGGTGTGCAAAATTATCAGCTATCCCAG CTGTTGAAAATTGCTGGTGAAAAGGATCATCTGTTTCAAGTGGACAGTGGATACCCTGGACTGGAAGACATCGTTGACCCA CTCATAGCAAGGTCATGTGTGCAGATTACGTCTGTGGATCTCTCCGCTATCTGCAAGAGAG GAATAGAGGCTGTATGTGTGAAAGACACCTCCATTACATGCCCAGGACTGAAGATAGATAACTCGGGCCA GGCCGTCTTCATTGATATCAGCCTGAATAATGGCCTGTCCTTTATCAAGACCGATTTCGATGTCAGCAAGAGGAGCTGTGTGACTTCCAGG AAGGGGACCCCACCTACCCTACTGGATGCCGTATCACCAACTGCGCCACAACGTGACGTTCCACATGCTGTGCCGGGTGACACACGGGATATTGACCCAGATACAGGGTCTCCCAGTCCAGTTTTATTCGTTTTTAACCCTCTCTTCTGGACTGTGCTTCTCCTGATGCTGCTGTCCTTTATCCTGCTGATGTACTGTACCTGCGAATGCTGCTTTCAAT